Genomic DNA from Alkalihalobacterium alkalinitrilicum:
AACCCACTAAATCCTATAATTTTCCCAGTTATCGTACGGTTTTTAAACATGTATAGTAGATTCATAGCCGTTCACGACAATATCTAACTTTCCTGTTTCGGGACAGATAACTAATCCGTGTACGGGTGTATTAGGTGGTAAAAGAGGATGCTTTTTTACCATTTGAACACCATGCATGACACTTTCTTCTACTTTCGAAAAACCGTTGAGCCAATCATTGATATTGACTCCTGCAAAAGAGACAGTTTCTACTTTTTCCATTGAAACCCCACGGTCTTCAGCTTTGGATAAAATGCTAGACGATTTTAGGCCAGCCATTCCACAGCCGTGGTGACCAACGATACACACTTCTTGAGCTTGCAGTTCGTACAAAGCGACAATGATACTTCTCATAATACTACCAAACGGGTGACTAATGACAGCACCTGCATTTTTAATGATTTTTGCGTCACCGTTTTTTAAATTCATCGCACGAGGAAGTAGTTCAGTCAAGCGAGTATCCATACAAGATAAAATGACTAACTTTTTATTTGGGAATTTCGTCGTCTGATATTCTTCGTACTTTTTTTCTTTTACAAACGTGTCGTTGTAATTAAGAATTGTCTGTAATATTGTCATAGTTTCTCCCCCCACCAATTGATTTAGATGGTCTTTAATTAGCGTATGTTATTTTTCTATGTTTACTATAGTTTTAAGGAACCTATGTCATCTTGTCAAGAAAATTAACTTCAGAATAGTTAAAATTATCTTTTTTCTATGGCCACAATAAAAGGGGGATTATTTTTTTGATTAATAAATTCGTATTTAAGCACATGGGTTTTCTCTTGATTCAACTGTTCAGCATATCTTACAACAGCTTCTTTTTCGAACTTCCCTTGATCATGTCCGTGATAGATCACAAGAACAATAATACCTCCTACGTCCAACATTTCGATAAGTTGTTCAATTGCGGATAATGTTGAATGAGGTGTTGTTACAATTTCTTTATCGCCACCAGGTAAATAGCCTAAATTAAAAATGGCTCCTTTAATCATTCCTTGATGGTGTGCAGGGATGCATTTTGTTAATTGATCGTGACTTTTATGGAACAACGTTACTCGATTGAGTAGCTCTTGTTCACGAATTCTCTTGGTTGTTTTTTCGATGGCTGTTTTTTGGATGTCAAAAGAGTAGACGTGGCCATTTTCACCCACTCGATTAGCTAAAAAGGATGTATCATGTCCGTTTCCTGCTGTGCAATCAATCGCAATATCCCCGCTGTTGATAGCTTTTTCTAATAGAATACGAGTATAAGGAAGAATACCATCTAGTTTCATTCCATTCCAACTTCCTTTCGGTAAAACTTTCCTTGCCATGTGTCGCGACGGTTAAGTTCTGCTTCGATGGCATTGAGCACATCCCATTTTTTTAAGCTCCACATGGGACCGATGACCATATCTGCTGGTCCGTCGCCTGTTAAACGATGAATGACCACATGAGGAGGAAGCATCTCAAGTTGATCCACAACAAGGTTTACGTATTCATTAAAGTCCATAAATTGAACAAGTCCTTTTTCATACTGTTTCACCATCGGAGTTTTCTTCATGAGGTGAAGAAGGTGGATTTTAATTCCTTGGATGTCTAACTTCGTTACTTCTTCGACCGTTTGTTTCATCATTTCAGTTGTCTCTAATGGGAGTCCGTTAATTATGTGCGAACAGACTCGGATTCCGTGTTTTCTTAGCTTATTTACCCCATCCACATAACATTGATAGTCATGAGCGCGATTGATGAGAAGGGCGGTTCGTTCATGTACGGTTTGTAAACCAAGCTCAACCCACAGATACGTACGCTCGTTTAATTCAGCTAAGTATTCCACTACGTCATCAGGTAAGCAATCAGGACGTGTTGCGATTGAAAGCCCGACAACCCCTTCTTGTTTTAAGATCACTTCATACATTTCACGAAGCTCATTCACGGGTGCGTACGTATTACTATACGCTTGAAAATACCCAATATATTTACCACTCTTCCACTTTCGATGCATCCGATCTTTGATCGTATGAAACTGTGTGACTAAATCGTCTTTCCGGTCTCCCGCAAAATCACCAGATCCGCGCTCACTACAAAATGTGCAGCCACCACTTGCGACTTGGCCATCACGGTTGGGGCAGTCAAAGCCAGCATCAAGGGGAACTTTAAATACTTTCTCACCGAACTGTTGTCTTAAATGAAAATTCCAAGAATGATATCGCTTATCTCCATAGCGTAATGGAACAGTTTCAGGTTGTTTTATTTCCATATATTAATCACCTTTATTGGTTGTAAGTTTACCTATTAATACTATCATAAACGGAAAAGAAACTCGAACGCTTCAAGATGGTAATGAAAAAGCATTGCTAATTCTAGTGTCTTCTTTTACTATTTTTTTAGAGAGACGAAATAAGAGGAGAATTATGTATGCCTAAAGCAATTTGGTTGCTTGTTATTGGTATGGTTATCAATGTAACAGGTGCATCATTCATCTGGCCTTTAAATACGATTTATTTACATCAAGAGTTAGGTCAATCTTTATCGGTTGCAGGCATCGTTCTAATGATGAATGCTGGGGCAGGAGTGATTGGAAATCTAATTGGAGGAGCCTTATTTGACCGAATTGGTGGTTATAAAACGATCATATACGGGATTGCGATTACAATCATCAGTGCATTTGTGCTTGCTTATAATCATACATTTCTGTGGTATGTCGCCCTTCTAGTTGGCATTGGGTTTGGGGCAGGGATGACGTTTCCTGCTCTTTATGCGATGGCAGGTACTGCATGGCCAGAAGGTGGTAGAAAAGCGTTTAACGCGATGTATGTTGCACAAAATGTAGGAGTCGCTTTAGGGACAGCGCTTGCTGGAGTAGTTGCTTCTATTAAAATGGACTATATTTTTATTTCAAATGGAATCGTTTATTGTTTATTCCTTTTGCTGGCAGTCATTGGATTTCGAAAAATCGAAGCGGAAAAATCAATATCACAAGCTACTTCAAATGTATTTGAACAAAAAAGGCATTTTTCGCTTAGTCGACCATTTATCGCA
This window encodes:
- a CDS encoding MDR family MFS transporter, encoding MPKAIWLLVIGMVINVTGASFIWPLNTIYLHQELGQSLSVAGIVLMMNAGAGVIGNLIGGALFDRIGGYKTIIYGIAITIISAFVLAYNHTFLWYVALLVGIGFGAGMTFPALYAMAGTAWPEGGRKAFNAMYVAQNVGVALGTALAGVVASIKMDYIFISNGIVYCLFLLLAVIGFRKIEAEKSISQATSNVFEQKRHFSLSRPFIALLIVLIGYFICWVAYVQWQSNISVYTQQLGISLTQYSVLWTINGAMIVLCQPIIAFIVRKWVHTLKSQIYTGLVIFIFSFFVLSQAQVFSMFIAAMVILTIGEMFIWPAIPTIAHKLAPEGKAGFYQGVVNSVATGGRMVGPFIGGLIAEAFGMVTLFYAIMILFFVAFVSTALYDRVLKQPKSVQEHATNQTFQP
- a CDS encoding beta-class carbonic anhydrase — protein: MTILQTILNYNDTFVKEKKYEEYQTTKFPNKKLVILSCMDTRLTELLPRAMNLKNGDAKIIKNAGAVISHPFGSIMRSIIVALYELQAQEVCIVGHHGCGMAGLKSSSILSKAEDRGVSMEKVETVSFAGVNINDWLNGFSKVEESVMHGVQMVKKHPLLPPNTPVHGLVICPETGKLDIVVNGYESTIHV
- a CDS encoding class I SAM-dependent methyltransferase, which encodes MKLDGILPYTRILLEKAINSGDIAIDCTAGNGHDTSFLANRVGENGHVYSFDIQKTAIEKTTKRIREQELLNRVTLFHKSHDQLTKCIPAHHQGMIKGAIFNLGYLPGGDKEIVTTPHSTLSAIEQLIEMLDVGGIIVLVIYHGHDQGKFEKEAVVRYAEQLNQEKTHVLKYEFINQKNNPPFIVAIEKR
- a CDS encoding TIGR01212 family radical SAM protein (This family includes YhcC from E. coli K-12, an uncharacterized radical SAM protein.), whose product is MEIKQPETVPLRYGDKRYHSWNFHLRQQFGEKVFKVPLDAGFDCPNRDGQVASGGCTFCSERGSGDFAGDRKDDLVTQFHTIKDRMHRKWKSGKYIGYFQAYSNTYAPVNELREMYEVILKQEGVVGLSIATRPDCLPDDVVEYLAELNERTYLWVELGLQTVHERTALLINRAHDYQCYVDGVNKLRKHGIRVCSHIINGLPLETTEMMKQTVEEVTKLDIQGIKIHLLHLMKKTPMVKQYEKGLVQFMDFNEYVNLVVDQLEMLPPHVVIHRLTGDGPADMVIGPMWSLKKWDVLNAIEAELNRRDTWQGKFYRKEVGME